A window from Enterocloster bolteae encodes these proteins:
- a CDS encoding aspartate kinase, with amino-acid sequence MKKVVKFGGSSLASARQFKKVADIIKSDKSRRYVVPSAPGRRSDKDEKVTDLLYACYDAVAEGRSYKKILEKIKSRYMDIIDGLDLNLNLDHEFDRIEENFLAKAGRDYAASRGEYLNGIVAANFLGFEFVDAAEVIFFDENGNFESEHTNRELSERLEHVEKAVIPGFYGSKPDGTIKTFSRGGSDVTGSIVAKAIHADMYENWTDVSGVLVTDPRIVENPEVIETITYKELRELSYMGASVLHEDAIFPVRKEGIPINIRNTNRPEDKGTLIVESTCRKPRYTITGIAGKKGFCSINIEKAMMNAEVGFGRKVLSVFEQYGISFEHMPSGIDTMTVYVHQSEFEEFEQSVIAGIHRAVEPDTVELESDLALIAVVGRGMRSTRGTAGRIFSALAHARVNVKMIDQGSSEWNIIIGVENDDFETAIRAIYDIFVITEL; translated from the coding sequence ATGAAAAAAGTGGTGAAGTTCGGCGGAAGTTCATTGGCCAGTGCAAGACAGTTCAAGAAAGTAGCAGATATCATTAAATCTGATAAGTCCAGAAGATACGTGGTCCCTTCCGCACCAGGCAGGCGAAGCGACAAGGATGAGAAGGTGACAGACCTGCTCTATGCCTGTTACGACGCAGTGGCAGAAGGAAGGTCCTATAAGAAAATCCTGGAAAAGATTAAGAGCAGATATATGGATATCATCGACGGCCTGGATTTGAACCTGAACCTGGACCACGAATTTGACAGGATAGAGGAGAATTTTCTGGCAAAGGCAGGACGGGATTACGCTGCTTCCCGCGGGGAATACCTAAACGGCATCGTGGCAGCCAACTTCCTGGGATTTGAGTTTGTGGATGCGGCGGAGGTCATTTTCTTTGATGAAAACGGAAATTTTGAGTCCGAGCACACCAACCGGGAGCTGTCCGAGCGTCTGGAGCATGTGGAGAAGGCTGTTATCCCTGGTTTTTACGGTTCCAAGCCGGATGGAACCATCAAAACATTTTCCAGAGGCGGTTCCGATGTCACGGGCTCTATCGTGGCCAAGGCCATCCACGCGGATATGTACGAGAACTGGACGGATGTGTCCGGCGTTCTGGTGACAGACCCCAGAATCGTGGAGAATCCGGAAGTTATCGAGACCATTACATACAAGGAACTGAGGGAGCTTTCCTACATGGGAGCCAGCGTCCTTCATGAGGATGCCATTTTCCCGGTGCGCAAGGAGGGCATTCCCATCAATATCAGGAACACCAATCGTCCTGAGGACAAGGGCACTCTTATTGTGGAGAGCACCTGCCGCAAGCCGCGTTACACCATCACCGGAATTGCCGGCAAGAAGGGATTCTGCTCCATCAACATAGAGAAGGCCATGATGAATGCCGAGGTTGGGTTTGGGAGAAAGGTGCTCAGCGTGTTTGAACAGTACGGCATCTCCTTTGAGCACATGCCCTCAGGCATTGATACCATGACTGTCTACGTGCACCAGTCGGAATTTGAGGAGTTTGAGCAGTCTGTCATAGCCGGAATCCACAGGGCTGTGGAGCCGGACACCGTGGAACTGGAGTCGGACCTGGCACTGATTGCAGTGGTGGGACGGGGCATGCGCTCCACCAGAGGAACAGCCGGCCGCATCTTTTCCGCCCTGGCCCATGCAAGGGTCAATGTGAAGATGATCGATCAGGGATCCAGTGAGTGGAACATCATCATCGGTGTGGAGAACGATGATTTTGAGACGGCAATCAGGGCCATCTATGATATATTCGTGATCACGGAACTGTAG
- a CDS encoding sodium-translocating pyrophosphatase has translation MVAMYFVGAGSLMALVFAAFMFVRVRREPGGNPEMLRISGAVQKGANAYLRRQYKGVGIFFAAVFVILLVMAFCGFLSFFTPFAFLTGGFFSGLSGFIGMRTATMANCRTAQGASRNLNKGLRVAFSAGSVMGFTVVGLGLLDLTVWYFILNMAFGALPDSQRIAQITANMLTFGMGASSMALFARVGGGIFTKAADVGADLVGKVEAGIPEDDPRNPAVIADNVGDNVGDVAGMGADLYESYVGSIVSTAALAVAAGYGGKGVAVPMMLAALGVLASILGTFFVKTEEDASQKNLLKALRTGTYISAALVVAAAYAAIRILLPDHMGIYAAILSGLAAGVLIGAVTEYYTSDTYNPTRKLAASSRTGGATVIISGLSLGMLSTVAPVVIVGVSVLISYYCSGGSADFNAGLYGVGVSAVGMLSTLGITLATDAYGPVADNAGGIAEMTHMPEEVRQRTDALDSLGNTTAATGKGFAIGSAALTALALIASYIDKVKQIDPSLSMDLSITNPTVLIGLFIGGMLPFLFAALTMEAVGEAAQSIVVEVRRQFREIKGLMEGKAEPDYGACVDMCTISAQRLMVAPAMVAVIIPVAVGLLLGPEGVSGLLAGNTVTGFVLAVMMANAGGAWDNAKKYIESGQLGGKGSEEHKAAVIGDTVGDPFKDTSGPSINILIKLTSMVSIVFAGLIVAVHLL, from the coding sequence ATGGTTGCTATGTATTTTGTAGGAGCAGGTTCGCTGATGGCGCTGGTGTTCGCAGCCTTCATGTTTGTGCGGGTCAGGAGAGAGCCTGGAGGGAACCCGGAGATGCTCCGCATATCCGGAGCCGTACAAAAGGGCGCCAATGCGTATCTGAGACGTCAATACAAAGGTGTGGGAATTTTCTTTGCAGCCGTGTTTGTCATCCTGCTAGTGATGGCATTCTGCGGCTTTTTGAGTTTTTTTACGCCCTTTGCATTCCTGACAGGCGGTTTTTTCTCGGGTCTGTCCGGATTTATCGGCATGCGGACAGCCACCATGGCCAACTGCCGGACCGCCCAGGGAGCGTCCCGGAACTTGAACAAGGGACTGAGGGTGGCATTCTCGGCGGGCTCTGTTATGGGGTTTACCGTGGTGGGCTTGGGCCTTCTGGATTTGACTGTGTGGTATTTCATATTGAACATGGCTTTTGGCGCGCTTCCTGATAGCCAGCGGATTGCCCAGATTACGGCCAACATGCTGACCTTTGGCATGGGCGCTTCCAGCATGGCCCTGTTTGCCAGGGTGGGCGGCGGCATCTTTACCAAGGCGGCTGATGTGGGCGCCGACCTGGTGGGTAAGGTGGAGGCCGGAATCCCTGAGGATGACCCGAGAAACCCGGCTGTCATCGCTGACAATGTGGGTGATAATGTGGGCGATGTGGCTGGTATGGGCGCTGATCTGTACGAGTCCTATGTGGGCTCCATCGTATCCACTGCCGCGCTGGCCGTGGCCGCCGGATACGGGGGAAAGGGCGTGGCTGTTCCCATGATGCTGGCTGCTCTGGGAGTGCTGGCGTCTATCCTGGGAACCTTTTTTGTAAAGACAGAGGAGGACGCGTCACAGAAGAATCTTTTAAAGGCTCTGAGGACGGGAACTTACATCAGCGCGGCGCTGGTGGTGGCGGCGGCCTATGCAGCCATCCGTATTCTGCTTCCGGACCACATGGGTATCTATGCGGCCATACTATCGGGGCTGGCCGCCGGTGTGCTGATTGGAGCTGTCACGGAATACTATACGTCTGATACGTATAATCCCACCAGAAAGCTGGCAGCGTCCAGCCGGACAGGAGGGGCCACAGTCATCATCAGCGGTCTTTCCCTGGGCATGCTGTCCACGGTGGCTCCTGTGGTTATTGTGGGCGTATCGGTCCTGATTAGCTATTACTGCTCAGGCGGCAGTGCTGATTTCAATGCAGGGCTTTACGGTGTGGGCGTGTCCGCAGTGGGCATGCTGTCCACCCTGGGCATTACCCTGGCAACCGATGCTTACGGACCGGTTGCCGATAATGCGGGCGGTATTGCAGAGATGACGCACATGCCGGAGGAGGTGCGTCAGAGAACCGATGCACTGGATTCCCTGGGCAACACCACGGCTGCCACAGGCAAGGGATTTGCCATTGGTTCCGCCGCGCTTACGGCCCTGGCCCTGATAGCGTCCTATATTGATAAGGTGAAGCAGATTGACCCGTCCCTGAGCATGGACCTGTCCATCACCAATCCCACGGTGCTCATTGGCCTTTTTATCGGAGGCATGCTGCCGTTCCTGTTTGCGGCCCTTACCATGGAGGCGGTGGGCGAGGCGGCCCAGTCCATAGTGGTGGAGGTGCGCAGGCAGTTCAGGGAAATAAAGGGACTGATGGAGGGAAAGGCAGAGCCGGACTATGGGGCCTGCGTGGATATGTGTACCATTTCGGCCCAGAGGCTGATGGTTGCCCCGGCCATGGTGGCGGTCATCATACCTGTGGCGGTGGGGCTTCTTCTGGGGCCGGAGGGTGTATCCGGACTGCTGGCAGGCAATACGGTTACAGGGTTTGTGCTGGCTGTTATGATGGCAAATGCCGGAGGAGCCTGGGATAACGCAAAAAAATACATAGAGAGCGGGCAGCTGGGAGGAAAGGGCAGTGAGGAACACAAGGCGGCTGTCATAGGCGATACCGTAGGAGACCCGTTTAAGGACACCTCGGGTCCGTCCATCAACATCCTCATAAAGCTGACCAGTATGGTATCCATTGTGTTTGCCGGGCTTATTGTGGCAGTGCATCTACTGTAA
- a CDS encoding phosphoribosylformylglycinamidine synthase, whose product MSVRRIFVEKKPAYAVKAGELREELENYLGIHNVKNVRVLIRYDIENLSEETYKKALVTIFSEPPVDLVYEEEFTRNPGDLVFSVEYLPGQFDQRADSAEQCVKLLKEDEEPVIRSATTYVVTAPLTAEQEEAIKSFCINPVDSRQADEEKPETLVTEFEVPEDILYFDGFADSSEEELKALYGTLNLAMTFKDFLHIQNYYKKEEHRDPSVTEIRVLDTYWSDHCRHTTFSTELKNVSFTDGDYREPMEETYKQYLADREVIYKGRDDKYVCLMDLALMAMKKLRSEGKLQDMEVSDEINACSIVVPVEIDGATEEWLVNFKNETHNHPTEIEPFGGAATCLGGAIRDPLSGRTYVYQAMRVTGAADPTRPLGETLKGKLPQRKIVNSAAQGYSSYGNQIGLATGYVKEIYHPGYVAKRMEIGAVMGAAPRKDVIRETSDPGDIIILLGGRTGRDGIGGATGSSKVHTTSSIEVCGAEVQKGNAPTERKIQRMFRRPEVSRIIKKCNDFGAGGVSVAIGELAAGLKIDLDKVPKKYAGLDGTEIAISESQERMAVVVDPKDVDQFLGYAAEENLEAVTVAVVTEEPRLKMDWRGKTIVDLSRAFLDTNGAHQEADVTLEVPGRAGNLFDKADVADVREKWLGMLSDLNVCSQKGLVERFDGSIGAGSVFMPYGGRYQLTETQAMVAKLPVLKGHTDTVTMMSYGFDPRLSSWSPYHGAVYAVVSSVAKIVAAGGDYSRIRFTFQEYFRRMNENPSRWSQPFSALLGAYSAQLGFGLPSIGGKDSMSGTFDTEDGEINVPPTLVSFAVDVNSHKNVITPEFKRPGSKIVVFRIAKNQYDLPDYSQVMDGYGKIFEDIKAGRIISAYAVEGNGLAEAVSKMAFGNKLGVKIEHNVDPRDFFAAAWGDIVCEVPDGMVGQLSISYTVIGEVTDRGAFEYGNVTISMEEALDAWMTPLEDVFPTAAGREARGEAAALEEKLYHSGAVYVCDHKIGQPTVFIPVFPGTNCEYDSARAFERSGAKVVTRVLRNMSAEDIRQSVDEYRREIAKAQIVMFPGGFSAGDEPEGSAKFFATVFRNAVMKEEIEKLLGERDGLMLGICNGFQALIKLGLLPEGEIKEQGPESPTLAMNTIGRHVSKMVYTKVVSDKSPWLAGAGLGSVYCNPASHGEGRFVANESWLHRLFANGQVATQYVDDQGRCTMDEYWNPNGSYMAIEGITSPDGRILGKMAHSERRGEAVAMNIYGEQDMKIFESGVRYFGL is encoded by the coding sequence ATGAGCGTAAGACGAATATTTGTGGAGAAGAAGCCAGCTTATGCAGTAAAGGCAGGGGAGCTTCGTGAAGAACTGGAAAATTATCTGGGCATCCATAATGTGAAAAATGTGCGGGTTTTAATCCGCTATGATATTGAGAATTTGTCAGAGGAGACCTATAAAAAGGCGCTGGTGACCATTTTCTCAGAACCGCCGGTGGACTTGGTTTACGAGGAAGAATTTACCAGGAATCCGGGAGACCTGGTGTTTTCCGTGGAATATCTGCCGGGACAGTTTGACCAGAGGGCGGATTCGGCAGAGCAGTGCGTGAAGCTTCTGAAGGAGGATGAGGAGCCGGTTATCCGGTCCGCCACCACCTATGTGGTTACGGCGCCCCTGACCGCAGAACAGGAGGAGGCGATCAAGAGCTTCTGCATCAATCCGGTGGACAGCCGTCAGGCGGATGAGGAGAAGCCGGAAACCCTGGTGACGGAATTCGAGGTTCCGGAGGATATACTGTATTTTGATGGATTTGCGGATTCTTCAGAGGAGGAGCTGAAAGCTCTTTACGGCACCCTGAACCTGGCCATGACCTTTAAGGACTTCCTTCATATCCAGAATTATTATAAGAAGGAAGAGCACAGGGATCCGTCTGTGACGGAGATCCGTGTGCTGGATACCTATTGGTCGGATCACTGCCGCCATACCACCTTTTCCACAGAGCTTAAAAATGTAAGCTTTACGGACGGCGATTACAGAGAGCCCATGGAGGAAACCTATAAGCAGTACCTGGCTGACCGGGAAGTGATTTATAAGGGAAGGGACGATAAGTACGTGTGCCTTATGGACCTGGCTCTTATGGCTATGAAGAAGCTGAGGAGCGAGGGAAAGCTTCAGGACATGGAAGTTTCTGATGAAATCAATGCATGTAGCATCGTGGTTCCGGTGGAGATTGACGGTGCGACAGAAGAGTGGCTGGTGAATTTTAAGAATGAGACACACAACCATCCCACAGAGATTGAGCCTTTCGGCGGCGCTGCCACCTGTCTGGGAGGAGCGATCCGCGATCCGCTGTCAGGGCGTACCTATGTGTACCAGGCTATGCGCGTTACCGGCGCGGCCGACCCCACCAGGCCTCTTGGGGAGACGCTTAAAGGCAAGCTGCCCCAGAGAAAGATTGTTAACAGCGCAGCCCAGGGATATTCCTCCTACGGCAACCAGATTGGTCTGGCAACCGGTTATGTGAAGGAGATCTATCATCCCGGCTATGTTGCAAAGAGAATGGAAATCGGCGCTGTTATGGGCGCTGCTCCCAGAAAGGATGTTATCCGCGAGACCTCTGATCCGGGGGATATCATCATTCTTTTGGGCGGGCGTACGGGCCGCGACGGAATCGGCGGCGCTACCGGTTCTTCCAAGGTTCACACCACTTCCTCCATCGAGGTATGCGGGGCTGAGGTACAGAAGGGAAATGCGCCCACAGAGCGCAAGATTCAGAGGATGTTCCGCAGGCCTGAGGTCAGCAGAATCATCAAGAAGTGCAATGACTTCGGCGCAGGCGGCGTATCAGTAGCCATCGGAGAGCTGGCTGCCGGCCTTAAGATTGATTTGGACAAGGTTCCCAAGAAATATGCGGGCCTGGACGGCACGGAGATCGCCATTTCCGAGTCCCAGGAGCGTATGGCAGTGGTGGTGGATCCAAAGGATGTGGACCAGTTCCTTGGGTATGCTGCAGAGGAAAACCTGGAGGCAGTGACCGTGGCAGTGGTGACAGAGGAGCCAAGGCTTAAGATGGACTGGCGCGGCAAGACCATTGTGGATCTGAGCAGGGCTTTCTTGGACACCAATGGGGCACATCAGGAGGCGGACGTGACCCTGGAGGTTCCAGGCCGGGCAGGCAACCTGTTTGATAAGGCAGATGTGGCTGACGTCAGGGAAAAATGGCTGGGCATGCTTTCCGATCTGAACGTGTGCTCCCAGAAGGGGCTGGTGGAGCGTTTTGACGGCTCCATCGGTGCAGGCTCCGTGTTCATGCCTTACGGCGGCAGGTATCAGCTGACCGAGACCCAGGCTATGGTGGCTAAACTTCCCGTGCTGAAGGGACATACAGATACTGTTACCATGATGAGTTACGGCTTTGACCCAAGGCTTTCCAGCTGGAGCCCATACCACGGCGCGGTGTACGCAGTGGTTTCCTCCGTTGCAAAGATCGTGGCGGCCGGCGGCGATTACAGCAGGATTCGTTTCACCTTCCAGGAGTATTTCCGAAGGATGAACGAGAACCCATCCAGGTGGAGCCAGCCCTTCTCCGCACTTCTGGGCGCCTACAGCGCACAGCTGGGCTTTGGCCTGCCCTCCATCGGAGGAAAGGACAGCATGTCAGGCACCTTTGACACGGAGGACGGTGAAATCAATGTTCCGCCGACCCTGGTTTCCTTTGCCGTGGATGTGAACAGCCATAAGAATGTGATTACCCCTGAGTTCAAGCGTCCGGGCAGTAAGATTGTTGTGTTCCGGATTGCAAAGAATCAATATGACCTGCCGGACTACAGCCAGGTTATGGACGGGTATGGAAAGATATTTGAAGATATAAAGGCAGGCCGTATTATATCCGCCTATGCGGTGGAGGGCAATGGCCTTGCAGAGGCAGTGAGCAAGATGGCATTCGGCAATAAGCTGGGTGTGAAGATTGAGCACAATGTGGACCCAAGGGATTTCTTTGCCGCTGCATGGGGCGACATTGTGTGCGAGGTGCCGGATGGAATGGTGGGACAGCTGTCCATATCCTATACCGTCATCGGTGAGGTGACCGACAGAGGTGCATTTGAGTACGGAAACGTGACCATTTCCATGGAAGAGGCATTAGACGCGTGGATGACTCCCCTGGAGGACGTGTTCCCAACTGCCGCAGGCAGGGAGGCAAGAGGAGAAGCGGCTGCGCTGGAAGAGAAGCTGTATCACAGCGGCGCAGTGTATGTGTGCGACCATAAAATCGGACAGCCAACCGTATTTATTCCGGTATTCCCGGGAACCAACTGCGAGTATGACAGCGCCAGGGCCTTTGAGCGGTCGGGAGCAAAGGTGGTTACCAGGGTGCTGCGCAACATGAGCGCCGAAGATATCCGCCAGTCTGTGGACGAATACAGAAGAGAGATTGCAAAGGCCCAGATCGTCATGTTCCCGGGCGGATTCTCAGCAGGCGATGAGCCGGAGGGCTCTGCCAAGTTCTTTGCCACTGTATTCCGCAATGCAGTGATGAAGGAAGAAATTGAGAAGCTTCTGGGCGAGAGAGACGGACTGATGCTGGGCATCTGCAACGGCTTCCAGGCCCTGATTAAGCTGGGCCTCCTGCCGGAGGGTGAAATCAAGGAGCAGGGACCGGAGTCACCTACCCTTGCCATGAATACCATTGGCCGCCATGTCTCCAAGATGGTATATACCAAGGTGGTATCCGATAAATCCCCATGGCTGGCCGGGGCCGGACTGGGCAGCGTATACTGCAATCCGGCATCCCACGGAGAGGGCCGTTTCGTTGCCAATGAATCATGGCTTCACAGGCTCTTTGCCAATGGACAGGTGGCAACCCAGTATGTGGACGACCAGGGCAGATGCACCATGGACGAGTACTGGAATCCCAATGGCTCTTATATGGCCATCGAGGGCATCACCAGCCCCGATGGAAGGATTCTGGGCAAAATGGCCCATTCCGAGCGCCGAGGCGAGGCAGTTGCCATGAATATTTACGGAGAGCAGGATATGAAGATATTTGAGTCTGGAGTGAGGTATTTTGGGTTGTAG
- a CDS encoding GNAT family N-acetyltransferase, with translation MTYRFADTEDLDQLVAMSDQAKESFKARNIDQWQKGEPNRQVMEASILQSQLHVLEDMGQVVGMITIVPGPEASYASIDGAWLNQEPYFAFHRVCVKDSLKGRGLAARLFSEAEQYVLQSGIRNIRIDTHPDNQAMQRALAKSGYIRCGTLILTEGSEAGDLRVGYQKRI, from the coding sequence ATGACATATCGTTTTGCAGACACAGAAGACCTGGACCAGCTTGTAGCCATGTCGGACCAGGCCAAGGAATCATTTAAAGCAAGGAATATCGATCAATGGCAGAAGGGGGAGCCCAACCGCCAGGTGATGGAGGCTTCCATTCTTCAGTCCCAGCTCCATGTTCTTGAGGACATGGGCCAGGTGGTCGGGATGATTACCATTGTCCCCGGGCCGGAAGCCAGCTATGCCTCCATAGACGGGGCCTGGCTGAACCAGGAGCCCTACTTTGCATTCCACCGGGTATGTGTGAAGGACTCCCTGAAAGGCCGGGGCCTGGCTGCCCGGCTGTTTTCAGAGGCAGAACAGTATGTCCTCCAATCAGGCATCCGCAATATCCGCATTGACACCCATCCTGACAATCAGGCCATGCAGCGCGCCCTGGCTAAAAGCGGCTACATCCGCTGCGGCACCCTGATTCTCACAGAAGGAAGCGAAGCAGGGGATTTGAGGGTTGGGTATCAGAAGAGGATTTAA
- a CDS encoding NAD(P)/FAD-dependent oxidoreductase, translating to MSETNHVIVIGAGAAGMLAAIAAAREGAAVELWEQNEKPGKKLFITGKGRCNVTNACDMEELLGSVVSNSKFLYSSFYGFTNQDMMDLLEQAGLRLKVERGNRVFPQSDKSSDVISALSALLRQAGVRVCLNQKAEGLAVEEGVCKGVRCGGRIQTADRVIVATGGLSYPTTGSTGDGLKWAADSGHRLTELSPALVPFEVKETETVKELQGLSLKNIEAAVYDGKKELYREFGEMLFTHFGVSGPVLLSASSFCAKAIRKRPLRLVIDLKPALSWEQLDERILRDFSDSRNKQFKNALNHLYPSKLIPVIIDRSSVDPDKKVNEITREERRGLAEATKALEFTLTGLRGYKEAIITQGGISVKDVNPSTMESKKIQGLYFAGEILDLDAVTGGFNLQIAWSTGWAAGKAASS from the coding sequence ATGAGTGAGACGAACCATGTAATTGTAATTGGCGCAGGGGCGGCCGGTATGCTGGCCGCCATAGCTGCCGCCAGGGAAGGCGCTGCCGTGGAGCTGTGGGAGCAGAACGAAAAGCCGGGCAAAAAGCTGTTTATCACAGGCAAAGGCCGGTGCAATGTGACCAATGCCTGCGATATGGAGGAGCTGCTGGGCTCCGTGGTGAGCAATTCCAAATTCCTGTACAGCAGTTTTTACGGTTTTACAAACCAGGACATGATGGATTTGCTGGAACAGGCAGGGCTTCGCCTGAAGGTGGAGCGGGGAAACCGGGTATTTCCCCAGTCCGACAAGTCGTCAGACGTCATCAGCGCCCTGTCCGCCCTTTTAAGGCAGGCAGGAGTCAGGGTGTGCCTGAATCAGAAGGCGGAGGGACTGGCGGTGGAGGAGGGCGTGTGCAAGGGGGTACGGTGCGGCGGCAGGATACAGACAGCCGACCGTGTTATCGTAGCTACCGGAGGTCTGTCCTATCCCACCACCGGCTCCACCGGGGACGGTCTTAAATGGGCTGCGGACAGCGGCCACAGACTTACGGAGCTTTCACCGGCCCTGGTTCCCTTTGAGGTGAAGGAGACAGAGACGGTCAAGGAGCTGCAGGGCCTTTCCCTTAAAAATATAGAGGCAGCTGTCTATGACGGAAAAAAGGAGCTGTACCGGGAGTTTGGGGAAATGCTGTTCACCCATTTCGGGGTCAGCGGCCCTGTGCTCCTAAGCGCCAGCTCCTTCTGCGCCAAGGCCATAAGGAAGAGGCCTCTGCGCCTGGTGATTGACCTGAAGCCGGCCTTGTCATGGGAGCAGCTGGACGAGCGCATCCTCAGGGATTTTTCCGACAGCAGGAACAAGCAGTTTAAGAATGCCCTGAACCACCTCTATCCGTCAAAGCTGATTCCGGTTATCATTGACCGCAGCAGCGTGGACCCGGATAAGAAGGTGAATGAGATCACCAGGGAGGAACGGCGCGGACTGGCAGAGGCAACCAAGGCCCTGGAGTTTACCCTGACCGGCCTCAGAGGCTATAAGGAAGCTATCATAACCCAGGGCGGCATATCGGTAAAGGACGTAAATCCATCCACCATGGAGTCCAAGAAGATTCAGGGCCTGTATTTTGCAGGGGAGATACTGGATTTAGACGCGGTGACCGGCGGCTTTAACCTTCAGATTGCCTGGTCTACGGGCTGGGCGGCCGGAAAGGCTGCGTCGTCATAG
- the pap gene encoding polyphosphate:AMP phosphotransferase has translation MLEKIDLSKKVDKKTYRRVMDEAEEKLGLLQRECKDAGIPVILVFEGMGAAGKGVQINRLIQALDPRGFDVYACDRPTEDEQMRPFLWRYWTKTPAKGRIAVFDRSWYRSVQVDRFDGLTREDKLGDAYQDILSFEKQLCDDGTVIMKFFLYIDKDEQKKRFKKLEGSKETSWRVTEEDWNRNKDFDRYLKMNEEMLEKTDTDYAPWVIIEAVDKDYAALKIVSTVMDRLEYELEHRRPEDEKTAQRQESKTRERFKNGVLSGIDLSKSLTEEEYKTRLKKLQKRLAELHSELYRLRIPVVIGFEGWDAGGKGGAIKRLTSNLDPRGYRVNPTAAPNDIEKVHHYLWRFWNSVPKAGHIAIFDRTWYGRVMVERIEGFCSEAEWRRAYQEINEMESHMANAGAVVLKFWLHIDKDEQERRFRERQANPAKQWKITDEDWRNREKWDQYEEAVNEMLIRTSTTYAPWIVVEGNDKRYARVKVLQTVVDALEKKVKEVKTDK, from the coding sequence ATGCTTGAAAAGATTGATTTAAGTAAAAAAGTTGACAAGAAGACTTACCGCAGGGTCATGGACGAGGCGGAAGAGAAGCTGGGGCTTTTGCAGAGGGAGTGTAAGGATGCAGGCATTCCGGTCATTCTGGTGTTTGAGGGAATGGGAGCCGCCGGCAAGGGAGTACAGATTAACCGGCTCATACAGGCCCTGGATCCCAGGGGCTTTGACGTTTATGCCTGCGACCGCCCCACGGAGGACGAGCAGATGCGGCCCTTCCTGTGGCGCTATTGGACAAAGACGCCTGCAAAGGGCAGGATCGCTGTCTTTGACCGCTCCTGGTACCGCAGTGTCCAGGTGGACCGTTTTGACGGTCTTACGCGGGAGGACAAGCTTGGGGATGCGTACCAGGATATTCTGTCCTTTGAAAAACAGCTGTGTGATGACGGTACTGTCATCATGAAGTTTTTCCTGTATATCGACAAGGATGAGCAGAAGAAACGTTTTAAGAAGCTGGAGGGGTCCAAGGAGACCTCCTGGCGGGTGACGGAGGAGGACTGGAACAGGAATAAGGACTTTGACCGTTATCTGAAGATGAATGAGGAGATGCTGGAGAAAACGGATACAGACTATGCTCCCTGGGTCATCATAGAAGCAGTGGACAAGGATTATGCTGCCCTTAAAATCGTCAGCACGGTTATGGACCGCCTGGAGTATGAGTTGGAGCACCGCAGGCCGGAAGACGAAAAAACGGCGCAAAGGCAGGAATCCAAGACCAGGGAGCGGTTTAAAAACGGCGTGCTGTCCGGAATCGACCTCTCAAAGAGCCTTACGGAGGAGGAGTATAAGACCCGGCTGAAAAAGCTTCAGAAGCGACTGGCAGAGCTTCACAGCGAACTTTACCGCCTCAGAATTCCGGTTGTCATCGGTTTTGAGGGATGGGATGCCGGAGGCAAGGGCGGAGCCATCAAACGTCTGACCAGCAATCTGGATCCCAGGGGCTACAGGGTGAATCCAACAGCGGCTCCCAATGACATTGAGAAGGTCCACCACTATCTGTGGCGGTTCTGGAACAGTGTGCCAAAGGCAGGCCATATCGCCATCTTTGACCGCACCTGGTATGGAAGGGTCATGGTGGAGCGGATTGAAGGATTCTGTTCGGAGGCCGAGTGGAGACGGGCCTACCAGGAAATCAACGAGATGGAATCCCATATGGCCAATGCCGGAGCAGTGGTTCTTAAATTCTGGCTCCACATTGACAAGGATGAGCAGGAGCGCAGATTCAGGGAGCGTCAGGCCAATCCTGCCAAGCAGTGGAAGATTACGGATGAGGACTGGCGCAACCGTGAGAAATGGGACCAGTATGAGGAAGCGGTCAACGAGATGCTCATACGTACTTCCACCACCTACGCCCCATGGATTGTGGTGGAGGGCAATGACAAACGATATGCCAGGGTAAAGGTCCTCCAGACTGTGGTGGATGCCCTGGAAAAGAAAGTAAAGGAAGTAAAGACAGACAAATGA